Proteins from one Corallococcus exiguus genomic window:
- a CDS encoding M1 family aminopeptidase: MRCCHRHAPAAAGSSDPHPFSLPGATEHYAAPRPVRAEHVRIELDLDFAQRALAGTCTTRVSAVRTVSTVTFDAVDLDVTEARVDGRSVTFSNSGAHVRVELPRALDAGQACDIALTYRARPRRGLYFWGPDAGYPDRPLQAWTQGQDIDARCWFPCLDTPAQKATSEVIATFPAHMTSLSNGVLVSDVTTGERRTQHHRMAQPHAPYLVTLVVGEFDEATDTAGTTPLRYLFPKGRREDALRCVARTPKMISAYESITGEPFPWSGYAQVFVTEFILGGMEHTTATTLVDTVLHDARAHLDYNAEPLISHELAHQWFGNLLTCRDWPHGWLNEGFATYFEVLWKERGDNRDEADHHRALDLEAYLSETRERYARAIVARKFQAPMDLFDRHLYEKGGLVLHELRRRVGDDLFMRALRHYVASHRHGVVETVDLARAFEAATGHNLDPVFDQYVFSPGHPELKVEVRYEADDARLRITVRQTQRTDSGTPVFRLPLEVAVTVNGEDTRHRLELTDAEHRFHLPCPAAPTQVRVDPRRDVLGTLDVDKAVGLWREELANAPEARARTEAAHALGKDGGLRSVEALGRALKDAKRFWATRAACAKALGRIRTPEARALLLDAVATEHPRVRRAVVAALGEFRHDVEAAGRLRSVLEAGDASYFVEAEAARALGRVRAPDALPLLEAATARPSFQDVIGASAMDGLAETQDPAAFPVAVARTAYGQPAFLRRAAVSTVAKLAEVANRKREAVDLFAQLLRDPQFRVQLAVCDAASTLGDRRLLPALEGTTFSDPRTRRYAREAVRTLREGAPQAREVASLREELDALKQETRTLREKLETFTLNAQPAAPVRKPVRKQAAKRGRTPPKRRR, from the coding sequence ATGCGCTGCTGCCACCGCCACGCCCCCGCCGCCGCCGGGTCCTCCGACCCGCATCCGTTCAGCCTGCCCGGCGCCACCGAGCACTACGCCGCGCCCCGGCCCGTGCGCGCCGAGCACGTGCGCATCGAGCTGGACCTGGACTTCGCCCAGCGCGCCCTGGCCGGCACCTGCACCACCCGCGTGTCCGCCGTCCGCACCGTTTCCACCGTCACCTTCGACGCCGTGGACCTGGACGTCACCGAGGCTCGCGTCGACGGCCGCTCCGTCACCTTCTCCAACTCCGGCGCGCACGTGCGCGTGGAGCTGCCTCGCGCGCTCGACGCGGGCCAGGCGTGCGACATCGCGCTCACGTACCGCGCCCGCCCCCGCCGCGGCCTCTACTTCTGGGGCCCCGACGCGGGCTACCCCGACCGTCCGCTCCAGGCGTGGACGCAGGGCCAGGACATCGACGCGCGCTGCTGGTTCCCCTGCCTGGACACGCCCGCGCAGAAGGCCACGTCGGAGGTCATCGCCACCTTCCCGGCGCACATGACGTCGCTGTCCAATGGCGTGCTCGTCAGCGACGTCACCACCGGCGAGCGGCGCACCCAGCACCACCGCATGGCGCAGCCGCACGCGCCCTACCTCGTCACGCTGGTGGTGGGCGAGTTCGACGAGGCCACCGACACCGCCGGCACCACGCCGCTGCGCTACCTGTTCCCCAAGGGGCGCCGCGAGGACGCGCTCCGGTGCGTGGCGCGCACGCCGAAGATGATTTCCGCGTACGAGTCCATCACCGGTGAGCCCTTCCCGTGGAGCGGCTACGCGCAGGTGTTCGTCACGGAGTTCATCCTGGGCGGCATGGAGCACACCACCGCCACCACGCTGGTGGACACCGTGCTGCACGACGCGCGGGCACACCTGGACTACAACGCCGAGCCGCTCATCTCCCACGAGCTGGCTCACCAGTGGTTCGGCAACCTGCTCACCTGCCGCGACTGGCCCCACGGCTGGCTCAACGAGGGCTTCGCCACCTACTTCGAGGTGCTCTGGAAGGAGCGCGGCGACAACCGGGACGAGGCCGACCACCACCGGGCGCTCGACCTGGAGGCCTACCTCTCCGAGACGCGCGAGCGCTACGCGCGCGCCATCGTCGCCCGGAAGTTCCAGGCGCCCATGGACCTGTTCGACCGCCACCTCTACGAGAAGGGCGGGCTGGTGCTCCACGAGCTGCGCCGCCGCGTGGGGGATGACCTCTTCATGCGCGCCCTGCGCCACTACGTCGCGTCCCACCGCCACGGCGTGGTGGAGACGGTGGACCTGGCGCGCGCCTTCGAGGCGGCCACCGGCCACAACCTGGACCCCGTCTTCGACCAGTACGTCTTCTCCCCCGGCCACCCGGAGCTGAAGGTGGAGGTCCGCTACGAGGCGGACGACGCGCGCCTGCGCATCACCGTGCGCCAGACGCAGCGCACGGATTCGGGCACGCCTGTCTTCCGCCTCCCGCTGGAGGTGGCCGTCACGGTGAACGGCGAGGACACACGCCACCGGTTGGAGCTCACGGACGCGGAGCACCGCTTCCACCTGCCCTGCCCCGCCGCGCCCACGCAGGTGCGCGTGGATCCGCGCCGCGACGTGCTGGGCACGCTGGACGTGGACAAGGCCGTGGGGCTGTGGCGCGAGGAGCTGGCCAATGCCCCTGAGGCCCGCGCACGCACGGAGGCCGCGCACGCGCTGGGGAAGGACGGAGGCCTGCGGTCGGTGGAGGCGCTGGGCCGCGCGCTGAAGGACGCGAAGCGGTTCTGGGCCACTCGCGCCGCATGCGCGAAGGCGCTGGGCCGCATCCGCACGCCGGAGGCCCGCGCGCTGCTGCTGGACGCGGTCGCCACCGAGCACCCGCGCGTGCGCCGCGCCGTCGTCGCCGCGCTGGGCGAGTTCCGCCACGACGTGGAGGCGGCCGGGAGGCTGCGCTCGGTGCTGGAGGCCGGTGACGCCAGCTACTTCGTGGAGGCGGAGGCCGCACGGGCACTGGGACGCGTGCGCGCGCCGGATGCGCTGCCCCTGCTGGAGGCCGCCACCGCGAGGCCTTCATTCCAGGACGTCATCGGCGCGAGCGCGATGGACGGGCTCGCGGAGACGCAGGACCCCGCCGCGTTCCCGGTGGCCGTGGCACGCACCGCGTACGGCCAGCCCGCGTTCCTGCGCCGCGCGGCCGTGAGCACCGTGGCGAAGCTGGCGGAGGTGGCGAACCGCAAGCGCGAAGCGGTGGACCTGTTCGCGCAGCTCTTGCGCGACCCGCAGTTCCGCGTGCAACTGGCGGTCTGCGACGCGGCCTCCACGCTGGGCGACCGTCGCCTGCTGCCCGCGCTGGAGGGCACGACCTTCAGCGACCCGCGCACCCGCCGCTACGCCCGCGAAGCCGTGCGCACCCTGCGCGAAGGCGCGCCCCAGGCCCGTGAAGTCGCGTCGCTGCGCGAGGAGCTGGACGCGCTCAAGCAGGAGACGCGCACCCTGCGCGAGAAGCTGGAGACGTTCACGCTGAACGCGCAGCCGGCCGCCCCCGTGCGGAAGCCTGTGCGCAAGCAAGCGGCGAAGCGCGGCCGCACGCCGCCCAAGCGTCGGCGCTGA
- a CDS encoding J domain-containing protein: protein MQAVLYFSDKQVREKLFSFVDAAQGLLLVAGVRHGAVMTRPPQAREPFAALEDLFGHVLSQVVVADEGTTEGMWRDPLGDLGDRLYPEDKKRAYAASTGYVLLEDGKPRAVVRKHASPAEDLWFLQEALSRLSHSIPAPDPEKRPGHRRPEPAPKAPPRYGPASDSGAPEEPADPWRRSSARGDASSRGNAGARPGSGRAREWQADGPTPPRGSRAVAPEPETKDPWTVLGIERGTPRDEARKAFRTLIAQYHPDKVAHLAPEFHALAERKTREILDAWEALERDAG, encoded by the coding sequence GTGCAGGCCGTTCTCTACTTCTCCGACAAGCAGGTCCGCGAGAAGCTCTTCTCGTTCGTGGACGCGGCGCAGGGGCTGCTGCTGGTGGCGGGGGTGCGCCACGGCGCGGTGATGACGCGTCCGCCGCAGGCGCGCGAGCCCTTCGCGGCGCTGGAGGACCTGTTCGGGCACGTGCTGTCGCAGGTCGTCGTGGCGGACGAAGGCACCACGGAAGGCATGTGGAGGGATCCGCTGGGGGACCTGGGCGACCGGCTCTACCCGGAGGACAAGAAGCGCGCCTACGCGGCATCCACGGGCTACGTGCTGCTGGAGGACGGCAAGCCGCGCGCGGTGGTGCGCAAGCACGCCAGTCCCGCGGAAGACCTGTGGTTCCTCCAGGAGGCACTGAGCCGCCTGTCTCACAGCATCCCCGCGCCCGACCCGGAGAAGCGCCCCGGCCACCGCCGCCCGGAGCCCGCGCCCAAGGCTCCGCCGCGCTACGGCCCCGCGAGTGACAGCGGAGCGCCGGAGGAACCCGCCGATCCCTGGCGCCGCTCCAGCGCCCGAGGTGACGCGTCCTCGCGAGGCAATGCGGGGGCCCGCCCGGGTTCGGGCAGGGCTCGCGAGTGGCAGGCCGACGGACCCACGCCCCCGCGGGGCAGCCGTGCCGTAGCGCCCGAGCCCGAGACGAAGGACCCCTGGACGGTGCTGGGCATCGAGCGGGGGACCCCCAGGGACGAGGCGCGCAAGGCGTTCCGCACGCTCATCGCGCAATACCACCCGGACAAGGTGGCCCACCTGGCGCCGGAGTTCCACGCGCTCGCCGAGCGCAAGACGCGCGAAATCCTGGACGCGTGGGAGGCGCTGGAGCGCGACGCGGGTTAG
- a CDS encoding DUF488 domain-containing protein translates to MIRLQRVYDEHGSDPRAGTRFLVDRLWPRGRKKADLHLDGWLREVAPSTELRQWYGHHVERFDEFRSRYIRELDAHPDAWEPLLEAARHGRITLLHGARDTEHNNATVLKDYLEARLKRPSRTKPRRTVH, encoded by the coding sequence ATGATTCGACTCCAGCGCGTTTATGACGAGCACGGCTCGGACCCTCGGGCGGGGACCCGCTTCCTGGTGGACCGGCTGTGGCCACGGGGGCGCAAGAAGGCGGACCTCCACCTGGACGGCTGGCTCCGGGAGGTGGCGCCCAGCACGGAGCTGCGGCAGTGGTATGGCCACCACGTGGAGCGCTTTGACGAGTTCCGGTCCCGGTACATCCGCGAACTGGACGCGCACCCCGACGCCTGGGAGCCGCTGCTCGAGGCCGCACGCCACGGCCGCATCACGCTGCTCCACGGTGCCCGTGACACCGAGCACAACAACGCCACGGTGTTGAAGGACTACCTGGAGGCCCGGCTGAAGCGCCCCTCGCGAACGAAGCCGCGCCGCACGGTGCACTAA
- a CDS encoding endonuclease/exonuclease/phosphatase family protein produces MEPSALRIVTYNVRYFGHMLRGLASTVGPKRRVAAALATLDPLPDIVCLQEVETSSLRSNIVHRPTRPGETQLEAFMERVEETFALQGREMPYEAFYFRAHHYKVGELSLYTTGLAMLVNTRTLQVDRHNVEAPEHITHHHVQGLKERKQSRICAHMRVLRRADQRAFHIFNTHLSLPTPFAREFWATRDKMGCGVNQLHEAKKLTGFIGLHAKEEPFVVCGDFNSPPSSPVFRYLTGDAHLTCAQASVGQINPTLSRAFPTAGFMHMRMHLDHLFSGGGVSWLDTTETRPFGDLTSRFHGLSDHVPLIARFRLDTPAPALVT; encoded by the coding sequence ATGGAGCCGTCAGCGCTGCGCATCGTCACGTACAACGTCCGCTACTTCGGCCACATGCTGAGGGGGCTCGCGAGCACCGTGGGGCCCAAGCGCCGGGTGGCGGCCGCATTGGCCACCCTGGACCCGCTGCCGGACATCGTCTGCCTCCAGGAGGTGGAGACCTCCTCGCTGCGCAGCAACATCGTCCACCGGCCCACCCGCCCGGGTGAGACGCAGCTGGAAGCCTTCATGGAACGCGTGGAGGAGACGTTCGCCCTCCAGGGGAGGGAGATGCCCTACGAGGCGTTCTACTTCCGCGCGCACCACTACAAGGTGGGTGAGCTGTCGCTGTACACGACGGGGCTGGCGATGCTCGTCAACACGCGCACGCTCCAGGTGGACCGGCACAACGTGGAGGCGCCGGAGCACATCACGCACCACCACGTGCAGGGCCTCAAGGAACGCAAGCAGAGCCGCATCTGCGCGCACATGCGCGTCTTGCGCCGCGCGGATCAGCGCGCGTTCCACATCTTCAACACGCACCTGAGCCTGCCCACGCCGTTCGCCCGCGAGTTCTGGGCCACGCGCGACAAGATGGGCTGCGGCGTCAACCAGCTCCACGAGGCGAAGAAGCTCACGGGCTTCATCGGGCTGCACGCGAAGGAGGAGCCGTTCGTGGTGTGCGGGGACTTCAACTCGCCGCCGTCGTCGCCGGTGTTCCGCTATCTCACGGGGGATGCGCACCTGACGTGCGCGCAGGCGTCGGTGGGGCAGATCAACCCGACCCTGTCCCGAGCCTTCCCCACCGCGGGCTTCATGCACATGCGCATGCACCTGGACCACCTGTTCTCCGGTGGCGGCGTGAGCTGGCTGGACACGACGGAGACGCGGCCCTTCGGAGACCTGACCAGCCGCTTCCACGGCCTGTCCGACCACGTGCCGCTCATCGCGCGCTTCCGGCTGGATACTCCGGCGCCCGCGCTGGTGACCTGA
- a CDS encoding DUF3037 domain-containing protein translates to MPTPSSFDYAIIRLVPRVEREEFINVGVVLFCVQHRFLGARVELDVARLKALSPDADVELLSGHLESFRRVCVGGKDAGPIGRLPQKERWHWLVAPRSTMLQTGPVHAGLCDDPDRALEHLLDTMVRVKPAV, encoded by the coding sequence GTGCCCACGCCCAGCTCGTTTGACTACGCCATCATCCGGCTGGTGCCTCGCGTGGAGCGCGAGGAGTTCATCAACGTGGGTGTCGTCCTCTTCTGTGTGCAGCACCGCTTCCTGGGCGCGCGCGTGGAGCTGGACGTGGCGCGGCTGAAGGCGCTGTCACCGGACGCGGACGTGGAGCTGCTCAGCGGCCACCTGGAGAGCTTCCGCCGCGTGTGCGTGGGCGGGAAGGACGCGGGGCCCATTGGACGGCTGCCGCAGAAGGAGCGCTGGCACTGGCTGGTGGCGCCGCGCAGCACGATGCTCCAGACGGGCCCCGTGCACGCGGGCCTGTGTGACGACCCGGACCGCGCGCTGGAGCACCTGCTGGACACGATGGTGCGGGTGAAGCCCGCAGTCTGA
- a CDS encoding HipA family kinase, which yields MLRTVTATRYVTPLREGGSLPAIVEANDAGLYVVKFRGAGQGAKALIAELLAGEIARVLGLRVPELVFVELDVSLGRNEPDSEIRELLKSSAGLNLALDYLPRSVTFDPLAVPVPEAQVASAIVAFDAFVTNVDRTPKNPNLLVWHRNLWLIDHGAAMYFHHSWDGWEERSQTRFAPIKDHVLLPWAHGLAEAGDLLRERVTREVVERIVGSIPEAWLGQEPAFASTSEHRAAYVTWLMRRLEAAPGFIEEATRAHAQLV from the coding sequence ATGCTCAGGACGGTCACCGCCACGCGCTATGTGACGCCCTTGCGCGAAGGGGGCTCGCTGCCCGCCATCGTGGAGGCGAACGACGCGGGGCTCTATGTCGTGAAGTTCCGTGGGGCGGGCCAGGGGGCCAAGGCGCTCATCGCGGAGCTGTTGGCGGGAGAGATTGCTCGCGTGCTGGGCCTGCGCGTTCCGGAGCTGGTGTTCGTGGAGCTGGACGTGTCACTGGGGCGCAACGAGCCGGACAGTGAAATCCGCGAGCTGCTCAAGTCGAGCGCGGGGTTGAACCTGGCGCTGGACTACCTGCCGCGCTCGGTGACGTTCGACCCGCTGGCGGTGCCGGTGCCGGAGGCGCAGGTGGCGTCCGCCATCGTGGCGTTCGACGCGTTCGTGACGAACGTGGACCGCACGCCGAAGAACCCCAACCTCCTGGTGTGGCACCGCAACCTCTGGCTCATCGACCACGGGGCGGCGATGTACTTCCACCACTCGTGGGACGGATGGGAGGAGCGCAGCCAGACGCGCTTCGCGCCCATCAAGGACCACGTGCTGCTGCCGTGGGCGCACGGGCTGGCGGAGGCCGGGGACCTGCTGCGCGAGCGCGTGACGCGGGAGGTGGTGGAGCGCATCGTGGGGTCCATTCCGGAGGCGTGGCTGGGCCAGGAGCCCGCGTTCGCGTCCACGTCGGAGCACCGCGCGGCGTACGTGACGTGGCTGATGCGCAGGCTGGAAGCGGCGCCGGGGTTCATCGAGGAGGCGACGCGTGCCCACGCCCAGCTCGTTTGA
- a CDS encoding MarR family winged helix-turn-helix transcriptional regulator: MSTDDFLRLDLQLCFPLYAASRAMVQAYTPLLAKLGLTYPQYLVMLVLWETDGVSVKELGEKLYLDSGTLTPLLKRLETQGFVRRERSTEDARSVMVSLTAQGKALRRKAASIPEAIVCRTGLTLEELSRLRRDIQRLFEKVSSRSA; the protein is encoded by the coding sequence ATGTCGACGGATGACTTCCTCCGGCTGGACCTGCAGCTGTGCTTCCCGCTCTACGCGGCGTCGCGCGCGATGGTGCAGGCCTACACGCCGCTGCTGGCGAAGCTGGGGCTCACCTATCCGCAGTACCTGGTGATGCTGGTGCTCTGGGAGACGGACGGGGTGTCGGTGAAGGAGCTGGGGGAGAAGCTGTACCTGGACTCGGGGACGCTCACGCCGCTGCTCAAGCGGCTGGAGACGCAGGGTTTCGTGCGCCGCGAGCGTTCCACGGAGGACGCGCGGTCGGTGATGGTGTCGCTGACCGCGCAGGGAAAGGCCCTGCGCCGCAAGGCCGCATCCATCCCGGAGGCCATCGTCTGCCGCACCGGTTTGACGCTGGAGGAGCTGTCGCGGCTGCGCCGGGACATCCAGCGGCTGTTCGAAAAGGTTTCCTCACGCAGCGCTTGA
- a CDS encoding organic hydroperoxide resistance protein produces the protein MAPVQISPLYSTTAITHGGRNGKLLLENSPLDGLELAMPKQLGGSGKESATNPEQLFAAGFSSCFESALRLVAGKAGKKLDEKAGVKATVTIGKTPDGGFGLAVELTGILPGVPREEAQKLMEAAHQVCPYSNATRGNIEVKVSVAE, from the coding sequence ATGGCCCCGGTCCAGATCTCGCCGCTCTACTCCACCACCGCCATCACGCACGGCGGCCGCAACGGCAAGCTGCTCTTGGAGAACAGCCCGCTGGACGGCCTGGAGCTGGCCATGCCGAAGCAGCTGGGCGGCTCCGGCAAGGAGTCGGCCACCAACCCCGAGCAGCTCTTCGCCGCGGGCTTCTCCTCCTGCTTCGAGAGCGCGCTGCGTCTGGTCGCGGGCAAGGCCGGCAAGAAGCTGGATGAGAAGGCCGGCGTGAAGGCCACCGTCACCATCGGCAAGACGCCGGACGGCGGCTTCGGCCTGGCGGTGGAGCTCACGGGCATCCTCCCGGGCGTCCCCCGCGAGGAGGCGCAGAAGCTGATGGAGGCGGCCCACCAGGTGTGCCCGTACTCCAACGCCACGCGCGGCAACATCGAGGTGAAGGTCTCCGTCGCGGAGTAG